A region from the Mesorhizobium sp. J8 genome encodes:
- a CDS encoding LysR family transcriptional regulator → MDRLDAMSLFVATVEAGSLSAAARRAGVPLATVSRKLSDLEKHLGTRLLNRSTRRLALSDAGRSYLAACRRILDEVSEAERMAAGEYSSPTGELVITAPVVFGRLHVLPVITGFLAVYPQVDVRLTLSDRITQLVEEHIDLAVRIGELPDSTMVATRVGSIRRIVCASPAYLALHGTPMKPPELAGHNCVTFEGLASPATWNFGASKTETTIPVRSRLQVNTAEAAIDAAIAGLGLTKVLSYQADDAVRAGALRVVLEPFEPPPWPVSLVHAGQGRLPVKLRAFLDFAAPRLKERLARSL, encoded by the coding sequence GTGGATCGCCTCGACGCCATGTCCTTGTTTGTCGCCACGGTGGAGGCCGGCAGCCTTTCCGCCGCTGCCAGGCGCGCTGGTGTGCCGCTGGCCACCGTCAGCAGAAAGCTCTCCGACCTGGAGAAGCACTTGGGGACGCGCCTGCTCAACCGCTCGACGCGCCGCCTGGCGCTGAGCGATGCCGGCCGGTCTTATCTCGCCGCCTGCCGCCGCATCCTCGACGAGGTCAGCGAGGCCGAACGCATGGCGGCCGGCGAATACTCCAGCCCGACCGGCGAGCTGGTCATCACCGCGCCGGTCGTCTTCGGCCGCCTGCATGTGCTGCCGGTGATCACCGGCTTTCTCGCCGTCTATCCGCAAGTGGACGTCCGCCTGACCTTGTCCGACCGGATCACCCAGCTGGTCGAGGAGCATATCGATCTTGCCGTGCGCATCGGCGAGCTGCCGGATTCGACCATGGTCGCGACTCGCGTCGGCTCGATCCGCCGCATCGTCTGCGCAAGCCCGGCCTACCTCGCCTTGCACGGCACGCCGATGAAACCGCCGGAACTGGCGGGCCACAACTGCGTCACCTTCGAAGGCCTCGCCTCGCCTGCCACGTGGAACTTCGGCGCCAGCAAGACCGAGACCACAATCCCGGTCCGCTCGCGCCTGCAGGTCAACACAGCCGAGGCGGCGATCGATGCCGCGATCGCCGGCCTTGGCCTGACGAAAGTGCTGTCTTACCAGGCCGACGACGCCGTGCGCGCTGGCGCGCTGCGGGTGGTGCTGGAGCCGTTCGAGCCGCCGCCTTGGCCGGTGAGCCTCGTCCATGCCGGTCAGGGCCGGCTGCCGGTGAAGCTGCGGGCCTTCCTCGATTTCGCCGCGCCGCGCCTGAAGGAGCGGCTGGCCAGATCGCTTTAA
- a CDS encoding lysophospholipid acyltransferase family protein gives MLIIRSLAFNFVFYLSLIVQMIFWTPFYFLSPRHRAWFVPKFWSRTSMWLYDKIAATKSEITGVENLPQGSFILAPKHQSFWDAIAFFPYLDDALYILKRELTWIPFFGWYIMKMRMIPVDRGSRSKALKAVVVATRQEMNRNPRQLIIYPEGTRRPPGAEPSYKYGIVEIYSQLGVPVVPVAHVAGLYWPRRKFLRYPGTIKARFLPPIPPGLGKEEFMRRLIGETEAACDELLVEAARAPNPPPMPPTAVKRLAELGVTAKS, from the coding sequence ATGCTCATTATCCGCTCGCTGGCGTTCAACTTCGTTTTCTATCTCAGCCTGATCGTCCAGATGATCTTCTGGACGCCTTTCTATTTCCTGTCGCCGCGCCACCGCGCCTGGTTCGTGCCGAAATTCTGGTCGCGCACCTCAATGTGGCTCTATGACAAGATCGCCGCGACCAAGAGCGAGATCACCGGCGTCGAGAACCTGCCGCAAGGGTCCTTCATCCTGGCGCCGAAGCACCAGTCCTTCTGGGACGCGATCGCCTTCTTCCCCTATCTCGACGACGCGCTCTACATCCTGAAGCGCGAGCTGACCTGGATCCCCTTCTTCGGCTGGTACATCATGAAGATGCGCATGATACCGGTCGACCGCGGCAGCCGCTCGAAAGCGCTGAAGGCGGTCGTTGTCGCGACCAGGCAGGAGATGAACCGTAATCCGCGCCAGCTCATCATCTATCCCGAAGGCACGCGCCGCCCGCCGGGCGCCGAGCCCTCCTACAAATACGGCATCGTCGAGATCTATTCGCAACTGGGCGTGCCGGTGGTCCCGGTCGCCCATGTCGCCGGCCTCTATTGGCCGCGCCGGAAGTTCCTGCGCTATCCCGGCACCATCAAGGCCCGCTTCCTGCCGCCAATCCCGCCAGGGCTCGGCAAGGAGGAATTCATGCGGCGGCTGATCGGCGAGACCGAAGCTGCTTGCGACGAGTTGCTGGTCGAGGCCGCGCGGGCGCCGAACCCGCCGCCCATGCCGCCGACCGCGGTCAAGCGGCTGGCGGAGCTCGGCGTAACTGCCAAGAGCTGA
- a CDS encoding LysE family translocator, whose protein sequence is MAGSVLTGAQPWQQVLALIVAATVVMGSPGPSTISVTAVGAAFGLRSSLSYASGLVLGTIAVLVVVAAGIVGMLASMPGLAKALTILSVSYILYLAFKIATAPPLAEGGRQAARPTFTGGFMLAVANPKAYVAIAAVFAGAASQAEPLGVSTRLLVLAAMIVAIHVVWLLAGTAFARFLRHPLASRIINLAFAAMLVLTTLLAMPR, encoded by the coding sequence ATGGCTGGTAGTGTTCTGACTGGAGCGCAGCCTTGGCAGCAAGTGCTGGCGCTCATCGTGGCTGCGACCGTCGTCATGGGCAGCCCAGGGCCATCGACTATCAGCGTGACCGCCGTCGGCGCGGCTTTCGGACTGCGTTCCTCGCTGAGTTACGCGTCAGGACTTGTGCTTGGAACGATCGCCGTGCTCGTGGTCGTGGCGGCCGGCATCGTCGGTATGCTTGCTTCGATGCCCGGGCTGGCCAAGGCGCTGACGATCCTATCGGTCTCCTATATCCTTTATCTCGCTTTCAAGATTGCGACGGCACCGCCGCTGGCCGAAGGCGGAAGGCAAGCGGCACGTCCGACATTCACCGGCGGCTTCATGCTCGCCGTCGCCAATCCGAAGGCCTATGTGGCGATCGCCGCCGTCTTTGCCGGCGCCGCGTCGCAGGCCGAGCCGCTCGGCGTCTCCACCAGGCTGCTGGTGCTTGCCGCGATGATCGTCGCCATCCATGTGGTCTGGCTGCTCGCGGGAACGGCCTTCGCGCGCTTCCTGCGCCATCCGCTGGCGTCGCGAATCATCAATCTGGCGTTTGCAGCGATGCTGGTGCTGACGACCCTGCTGGCAATGCCGCGATAA
- a CDS encoding aldo/keto reductase: MQKRRLGRTDLSIAPLVLGGNVFGWTADEKTSFDLLDRFVGAGLNAIDTADSYSRWVPGNKGGESETIIGNWMKSRGNRDQVIVITKVGSDMGQGKKDLSAAYIEKAVDASLKRLQVDVIDLYLSHWPDPTTPYEETLGAYQRLLEKGKIRYPGCSNLDAGQLRAALDVASLRSLPRYEVLQPEYNLYDRSSLDGPLLDLCKAEDIGVITYFSLAKGFLSGKYRSKADLGQSARGEGVAGYLNERGMRILAALDAVAERHSAKQAEVALAWIIARPGITAPIASATTPAQMDSLIRAASLKLSADDIAALDRASA; this comes from the coding sequence TTGCAGAAACGTCGTCTCGGTCGCACCGACCTTTCCATCGCGCCGCTGGTCCTGGGCGGCAACGTCTTCGGCTGGACCGCCGACGAGAAAACCTCTTTCGACCTGCTCGACCGGTTCGTCGGCGCGGGCCTGAACGCCATCGATACGGCCGATTCCTATTCGCGCTGGGTCCCCGGCAACAAGGGCGGCGAATCGGAAACCATCATCGGCAACTGGATGAAGAGCCGCGGCAACCGCGATCAGGTGATCGTCATCACCAAGGTCGGCTCCGACATGGGGCAAGGCAAGAAGGACCTCTCCGCCGCCTACATCGAAAAGGCGGTGGACGCTTCGCTGAAGCGGCTGCAGGTCGATGTCATCGACCTCTATCTGTCGCATTGGCCTGATCCGACCACGCCTTACGAGGAAACGCTCGGCGCCTATCAGCGGCTGCTCGAAAAGGGCAAGATCCGCTACCCCGGCTGCTCCAATCTCGATGCCGGGCAGTTGCGCGCGGCGCTCGACGTCGCCAGCCTGCGCAGCCTGCCGCGTTACGAGGTGCTGCAGCCTGAGTACAATTTGTACGATCGCTCGTCGCTCGACGGACCGCTGCTCGACCTCTGCAAAGCCGAGGACATCGGCGTTATCACCTATTTCAGCCTGGCCAAGGGATTTCTGAGCGGCAAATACCGCAGCAAGGCCGATCTCGGCCAAAGCGCGCGCGGCGAGGGCGTCGCCGGCTACCTCAACGAGCGCGGCATGCGCATCCTTGCCGCGCTCGATGCCGTGGCCGAGCGCCATTCAGCCAAGCAGGCGGAAGTGGCGCTGGCCTGGATCATCGCGCGGCCGGGCATCACCGCCCCGATCGCCAGCGCCACCACGCCGGCCCAGATGGACAGCCTGATCCGCGCTGCTTCACTCAAGCTTTCGGCCGACGATATCGCGGCGCTGGACCGGGCCAGCGCCTGA
- a CDS encoding gamma-glutamylcyclotransferase has product MGDFWVFGYGSLIWRPGFAHVETRRARLYGYRRSLCVYSFVHRGTRARPGLVLGLDRGGSCIGLAYRVPGNLRDEVLSYLRERELVTSVYLERMLDIRLNDGSSVEAVAYIVDRQHEQYAGALDADHAAELVRGAVGRSGNNEDYVLSTLEHLKALGIRDHWLEEVGRQIAPS; this is encoded by the coding sequence ATGGGCGATTTTTGGGTTTTTGGCTATGGGTCGCTGATCTGGCGGCCCGGATTTGCCCATGTCGAGACGCGCCGTGCCCGGCTCTACGGCTATCGCCGGTCGCTTTGCGTCTATTCCTTCGTGCATCGCGGCACCCGGGCGCGGCCGGGCCTCGTGCTCGGTCTCGACCGGGGCGGCTCGTGCATCGGCCTCGCTTATCGTGTCCCGGGCAATCTGCGCGACGAGGTGCTTTCGTACCTGCGCGAGCGTGAGCTGGTGACCAGCGTCTATCTCGAACGCATGCTGGACATCCGACTGAATGACGGCAGTTCGGTCGAGGCGGTCGCCTACATCGTCGACCGGCAGCATGAGCAATATGCCGGCGCGCTCGATGCCGATCACGCAGCGGAACTCGTTCGCGGCGCCGTCGGCCGGTCCGGCAACAACGAGGATTATGTGCTGAGCACGCTGGAGCACCTCAAGGCGCTCGGCATCCGCGATCATTGGCTGGAAGAGGTGGGCCGACAGATCGCGCCTTCGTGA
- a CDS encoding DUF2125 domain-containing protein, with protein sequence MTSSEERSPKPRRWLFWLASFIVVLFAIYSGGWFYLAGRLKTEADQAVARLGSKGIAAGCANLTVSGYPMSFTVSCDNIAYEDDARKVAASTGSFNAVAGITGPLSPVADLRGPLRTMAPGMPPLWIDWDQLQANIKVWWPLPRSVSLRADGLNGQTDPQDDTDPMQLFSAGKAAGQLQPVGQDINYVGSFGDLEINADAIDGRVLPALDGSGDVTLKNGVALIAAPPKSLRGQSIEIARLDLSSGTARVTVSGPVSVDAEGLIDGDLTIKLKDPKAVASILAGAVPEHKSEIEQGFAALAMLGKEPSMPLKIVKGKASLGFIPLGKIKPLE encoded by the coding sequence ATGACGTCAAGTGAAGAGCGATCGCCCAAACCCCGCCGCTGGCTGTTCTGGCTCGCCTCGTTCATCGTCGTGCTATTCGCCATCTACAGCGGCGGCTGGTTCTATCTCGCCGGCAGGCTCAAGACCGAAGCCGACCAGGCGGTGGCGCGGCTGGGCAGCAAGGGAATCGCCGCCGGATGCGCCAATCTCACCGTCAGCGGCTATCCGATGAGCTTCACGGTCTCCTGCGACAACATCGCCTATGAGGATGACGCCCGGAAGGTCGCGGCCTCCACCGGAAGCTTCAACGCCGTCGCCGGGATCACCGGCCCCTTGTCCCCGGTCGCCGATCTGCGCGGGCCGCTGAGGACGATGGCGCCCGGCATGCCGCCGCTATGGATCGACTGGGACCAGTTGCAGGCCAATATCAAGGTATGGTGGCCGCTGCCGCGGAGCGTCTCGCTGCGGGCCGACGGCCTTAACGGTCAGACCGATCCGCAGGACGACACGGATCCGATGCAATTGTTCAGCGCCGGCAAGGCGGCCGGCCAGTTGCAGCCGGTCGGCCAGGACATCAATTATGTCGGCAGCTTCGGCGATCTGGAGATCAACGCGGATGCTATCGACGGTCGCGTGCTGCCTGCGCTGGACGGCAGCGGTGACGTAACGCTGAAGAACGGCGTGGCGCTGATTGCCGCGCCCCCGAAAAGCCTACGCGGCCAGTCGATCGAGATTGCCAGGCTCGACCTGTCGTCGGGCACGGCGCGCGTCACCGTGTCCGGTCCGGTTTCGGTCGATGCGGAAGGGCTAATCGATGGGGACCTGACGATCAAGCTCAAGGATCCGAAAGCGGTGGCTTCTATCCTTGCCGGCGCCGTCCCCGAGCATAAAAGCGAAATCGAGCAGGGATTTGCCGCCCTGGCGATGCTCGGAAAGGAACCGTCGATGCCGCTGAAGATCGTCAAAGGCAAGGCCTCGCTCGGCTTCATTCCGCTCGGCAAGATCAAGCCTCTCGAGTAA
- a CDS encoding sugar kinase: MAKPVRLLSVGAFTLDTILRVETLPAHQGKFIAGDGVQIASGMATSAACAAHRLGAEVSLWASAGDDPVGDQLIADIEAEGVDCSLIRRVPGARSALAAIVVDAHGERIIVPFYDKKAQADPEALPLADLSGFDAVLVDVRWPGAAALALSAARSIGRPAILDADTAPVEVLERLLPLASHIVASEPAARIVCGHALDPESACADLASRTDAFVAVTGGAAGTWWHDRTTGRVRHIEAPKVKAVDTLAAGDVFHGAFAVGLAEAMPMEEALRFASAAAALKCLRFGGRLGAPDRTETLAMMAAHWPPVREGKGS; this comes from the coding sequence ATGGCGAAGCCGGTCAGACTGCTCAGCGTCGGCGCCTTCACCCTCGACACCATCCTTCGCGTCGAGACGCTGCCGGCGCATCAGGGCAAATTCATCGCCGGCGACGGCGTTCAGATCGCCTCCGGCATGGCGACGAGCGCCGCCTGCGCCGCGCATCGCCTCGGCGCCGAGGTCTCGCTTTGGGCAAGCGCGGGTGACGATCCGGTCGGCGACCAACTGATCGCCGACATCGAGGCCGAAGGCGTCGACTGCAGCCTTATCCGCCGCGTCCCTGGCGCGCGATCGGCGCTGGCCGCCATCGTTGTGGATGCGCATGGCGAGCGCATCATCGTCCCCTTCTACGACAAAAAGGCGCAAGCCGATCCCGAGGCGCTGCCGCTTGCCGACCTCTCCGGCTTCGACGCCGTGCTGGTGGATGTCCGCTGGCCGGGCGCCGCGGCGCTTGCTTTGAGCGCAGCCAGATCGATCGGCCGCCCGGCGATCCTGGACGCCGACACTGCACCCGTCGAAGTCCTGGAACGGCTCTTGCCGTTGGCTTCGCATATCGTTGCCTCGGAGCCCGCGGCGCGCATCGTCTGCGGCCACGCGCTGGACCCCGAAAGCGCCTGCGCCGACCTTGCATCGCGCACCGACGCCTTCGTCGCGGTGACCGGCGGCGCGGCCGGCACCTGGTGGCATGACCGAACGACTGGGCGCGTGCGCCATATCGAGGCGCCGAAGGTCAAGGCGGTCGATACGCTCGCCGCCGGCGACGTCTTCCACGGCGCTTTTGCCGTCGGCCTCGCCGAGGCCATGCCGATGGAGGAAGCCCTGCGCTTTGCCAGCGCCGCCGCCGCGCTCAAATGCCTGCGCTTCGGCGGCCGTCTGGGCGCGCCGGACAGGACCGAGACGCTGGCCATGATGGCGGCGCATTGGCCGCCAGTCCGAGAAGGCAAGGGGAGTTGA